The Coffea arabica cultivar ET-39 chromosome 9c, Coffea Arabica ET-39 HiFi, whole genome shotgun sequence nucleotide sequence AGCATTATCCTGAAAATTACTCCTCCATCTGAGTAATTATACTCTGCAATTAGCTATCTTCTTTGTAACCTTAAACATTCTTGAGCCTTCTTGTTCCTCATTCCATGCCTTCTGAATCACTTGATGTATTTCCTGCTGTTGTAACCATCTTTTATCAAAAAAGaacctctttttccttctctgaGTGCTTGGGTTGGAGTCAATCAGCAACATACTGTGGTCAGACCCCAAGTTTTCTACATGTGTGCATTTAGCCCTTTGAAAAATTTGAGACCAACTTTGGCTACCCAAGGATCTGTCCAGCCTTTGTCTCACTTCTCCTTCATTCTCCCAATTATTACTCCATGTCCATGGATGTCCTTCAAAGCCTATGTCAATCAGGTCATTTTCTGATATGAATTTTCTGAAGTCAGTGAAAGACCAATCCTCTCTTAGTGTTCCACCCCATTTCTCCTCATTTGTCAAAATGTCGTTGAAGTCTCCTGCTATAACCTATCTGTCCCCCCAAAGTCTTTTTCTTTCACCTATTACTTTCCACTGTTGTTTCCTCATTTGGTCCCAACAACTGGCATAGATGCCAATGAACCACCAGTCTGTTTGTGTTTCTGTATCTTGAATCTGCACTTCAATTGTAAAAGAGGTGTGCTGAATCATCTTTATCTTAATATCTTCATGCCATAGTAATGCCATCCCTCCAGACCTTTTCATTGCTTCTACTACATAGCATCCTTCAAAATGCAGCCTCCTTTTAACTTGCTCCATATATTGagctttatttttagtttcacaTAAAAAGATTAAGTTGGGGGAGAGGAGGTTGTTAGCCTCCTTCAACtggggaattgtcaaggggctccctgCACCTTGGCAATTCCACACCAGAACCTTCATATTGCCTTTAGAGGCCAGATTTGGCTGGCCTCTGCCCCCACTTCCATCGCTGCCTCCCTTATCCTTACCTCTGTCAGCTTAGTTTTCTTGCTAGAAAGTTCATCCTCATCAGCATCAGCCATTTCTTCATCCTTTAAATTGAATTTCCTTTTCCCAATTTGTCCTGCATTGCCCGGCTGTCCCTTCCCTTCTTTCAGTGTTTGTCTTTTGTTCACCGGTGTCTTAATGACCTTGTTCATCCTCATTGTTTTCCTCAGTGATGCCACCGTGATCATGTCAGCTAGATTTTCATCAACCTGCATGTTCTCTTCTGCCTGTTTATGTTCCCCTCCTTCCCCAGTTTCCTTACTTTCCTTGCTGATCAGTAATTCTGGGGTGTTCATAAGACTTTTAGGCACTTCCTTATCAATATTGTGTAAAGGTCGATCCTTTTCTAGACAGGCCTGTTGATGTGACACAAGGCTTGTTTGTAATCCCACGTTCCTCTCTGATTCCTTTTGATTGTTCAAGTTGGGTTTGTCCTGTGATGGTTTATTCATCCCTAACCCCCTGAAGGTCAGTCTCCCTTGTTACTTTCTCACCGCCCACCTGCAAAGTTGAGATGTCTTTGTGTATCCTATTGTCTTGGCCAGACACATTTAAGTGTTCCTCATTCTGGTTGACCTCCTTTCTCCCAACAGGTCTGGGAATTAGTTCCCCATTTTTGAAAGTCCAATGTGTCCTATCATCTGAGTAGTTTTTCTGAGGCTGTGTTTTTGGTGGTGAACTCCTTCCACTCCCCGCTCTCAACCAAGGACCATATTGGTTATGCAACTGGCCTCTCCCCTCTATCACTTCTATTTTGCAGGTCCTCTCACTGTGTCCAATTCTCCCACAGCTATAACAGAAATCTGGACAGCGCTCGTACTTAAAGCTAATCCACCTTGGAGCTCCATTCAGTTGAATCATCGCACCCCTCATTAGCGGCTGTGAAATATCTGTCTTCACCATAATTTTAATATGCCTGCCTTCCTTTCCTCCCGCTTGAGGAATTATGACTTCCTTAACCTCACCAACCATGGCTCCTATCTTCTTCCCTGTTTCCTTTGACATCCAATGTATAGGCAAGTTCCACACTTGGATCCATAGAGGGGCAAAGTTAAAAGCTGTATAGTCCTCCTCTATCCCTGCAAACCAACTGCTTAGAACCAAAATCTGATTATCAATAATCCAAGGTCCTCCGTCCAGTACCCTTAATCTTTCATCCTCTCTCGGTAAAATGAACTGAAACAGATTTGGCCCCAACTCCAGAGCCTTCATTTCCTTTGGATATCCCCACGCAGCAGTCACAAAGTTCTTTACTCCCACAAAATTGACAACTTTTTCTCCATGTATTTTCCCCACTAGACTAGATTGGCACTCCATTATCCCATTATCAGCATCCCCCAAATCTAGAGCAGTGCCTCCCATTTCTTTGTTTGAAAGTGCAAATTTCTGCAAGATTTCTGCCAATTCCTCTGCCATTGTCTACTAGAGATTTATCGGGTATACCACGCTTATCTCTCACTGCTTACACTTAGCTAACACAGAGCAAAGAAGGGAAAACCCCACGGCAAGACAACAAAACCAGCAAAAGCTATAAAAGACAGGTAAAAGAGAAGAGGTACCCTACTGCAGCTAAAGAACTAGTCAAAAACCAAATGCATCTACTTAAAACTTAAGGCCAGGAAACAAGggttcttcttttctttttttttttttttcccaaaattacCTGTCACCAGCTTATGACTGAGGGCCGGAAACCTCCTGGAGAAGAAGGGTTGCCTCCTACTGCTGTGGTTTGCTCgcactctcttttcctttttttttttttactccgTATTACCACTAAGGACACCGAAGAAACGAACCCAGAAAAGAGTTGCTGTTCGTTCAGAAAAGCCTAACCTTTAATGTGTTTACACATCTGTGCATAAGTGATCTTAAATGCTCACTCAAAGTCAGACAGATAAAATGACGGAAGGAATTGGAGCCTGTGAAATTTGGAAGGTTTGGAAGGTTTGAACACTCATGCAAGAGAGACTCACGATtcccaagagagagaaaaaggccTCTCACTTTAGGAGAATGGAGGTTCCCTAATGCCTCGGCTTCGTAGTTGGTACCATTATGAACCTAGATCCACTATACATACTACATTAAGTTAACATGTCGAAAGCCTTATTAAATTAATGACAAGAGAAAAACACATGGACTAAATGGCTGTGATTGGGATTAGGGGTGGGTAAAATTATCTGCTAATTCGAAAACCTATCATATCCGATCCGATCTGatccgaaaattaggatatccgatttttattatttgatcgggtCAAAAGATGTTCAGATACCCTTTAAGATGTGTGGCAGGTTAggatcacataattaaaaacccGCGGATACCCGATCTgccatgcatatatatatatatatatatatttattttatttttatttttatacacacactataaaataataagaactaaataagtaattttattgaacaaattgaaCTAAATATGGgattaggggtgggcaaaattatcTGCTAACCCGAAAATCTATCATATCCGATCCGATCTGatccgaaaattaggatatccgatttttattatttgatcgggtCAAAAGAGGTTCGGATACCCTTTAAGATGTGTGGCAGGTTAggatcacataattaaaaacccGCGGATACCCGATCTgccatgcatatatatatatatatatatatatatatatatatatatatattttttttaatttttatacacacactataaaataataagaactaaataagtaattttattgaacaaattgtattacaaatatgagagactatagtttatttacaagattcatttgtagaggccatgatcttatattttatagaaaaatgtttaattaatgtggaacatatatattaaaaattgtgctacttatttcagacttttattgatttcgaattcttttaatttttttcctttatcttatattttcttcatatgtttgtttcttggtgggaaacctttttttagaaaaaaaatttattaaatcttagatgaatgtgtaaaatataaaattaaattgatataaattattttttttaaaattaaatgataaatggagCGGGGCAGGGGCGGGTACCCGTTGATCCGACCCTATATCAGCGGGTACCCTATTATAGGGTACCCGTTGATATAAAGGCGGGTAAGGGTCAGAAAATGGCTGACTCGCAAGGTGCAGGTTGGATCAGCCAAATGGAGAATGGGGCGGATACCCGACCTGCGCCCATCTCCAATTGGGACTCCCATAGAAAGAGCAACCAAATGGTAAAAGACTCTGCAAATGTGAACTAGAACAAAATTGACTTTCTAATTTGTCCATATATATAGAGACAGTGACCAAGAGAGGTATTGAGAAAAAAAGGGCTGTATGGATACATGGAGGGGATACATTTTCACTCTTATGGTTGTGATTGCATTGGATAAACAAACACCATCTCATCTTAAGAAGAGATTTAGAGATCATATACATTACCTGCAGCTTTTTATGCATTCCTTCCGAAGAAGATTTTGCATTTGTCATTCTTCCTCTAGAGGATGCACTATGGGTCCACGTGGCCTCCACAGAAATGCTATCAGCTCATCCTACTAAAATTTCCTGGTCCATTTCTAGATTCTGAAAAGAAAGCCACTTAAAACTTTTGCTAAAATCTGTCCTGTAAATGTATATAAGAGATGATTCAAATCCTTACATTTATTGATGATGGAGCTCCCACCATCACCATTACTGCCAACAATCCCCACACCTAAAACGAGTACAACAATTCGAGTTCCCTTTGCCTATATTTCTCTATTTCTTTGCATCTTAGCAGCTTCCCTCTTCGTCTGCATTTCAGAGAAATACATGTCTGCCACTTCAAGTGCCGTCCCATGTTGGCTTTTAATTTCCAACCATAACTCGTCCTTTTTCCATTGGTTATCGAGTTTTGTTGTTaaacaaaatccaaaaattcATGCATACTTCACTATTTCCCTTTACCCCTTTTGTCAGTTTTCTCCTTTGTAGAACCGTAATCACTCCAACTAGTTGCATAATCTTTCCAAATACGTTCAAAGCCATATCACAGGAAGCATATTAAAGCTAAAGTATTGAAAAGTAGCCGGTTCCCGTGTGCGACCTGCCAACTACTTCACTATAAATAGACTCTGATAAAGGGCATAGTCTGGGCAAGTTTGACAGAACCAACCTTAAGTTTTTAACTCTTAAGGGGGATTCAAACTCATCAAAATGTCGTTTTCCTATGCTAAAAACTTCCTTAAACGGTTTTGTGTTGATGACTACCTACTGAATGCAAAAACTGACAGTTGTTTCTTCTCTACCGATCTACTCCCATCTCTTGGAGTCCGAATCAACCAAGCAACCAAACTACGAAAACGCATAATTTCACCATTCAATCCTCGTTATAGGTGATGACTCTTGGTCCGGATGTAGTACTACTCAAAGGCAACTACATGGTAAACTAGCCACTAATCCTCATAtgtatgtttatttatttattctcaTTTCAGGGCTTGGGAAATGTTTCTGGTTATCCTGGTTATTTACTCGGCCTGGATATCGCCCTTTGAGTTCGCATTCCTGACTTACAAGCAAGATGCATTGTCCATTTTTGACAACATTGTCAACACCTTCTTTGCCATTGACATCTTTCTCACATTCTTCGTAGCATACCTTGATAGCGAATCTTATCTGCTTGTTGATAATCCCAAAGCAATAGCCGTCAGGTAACACCACAAGGCTTGCTCTAACAGTACTCGTTTACAAGATATCTCAGTAGTCACTAACTTGCTCTCTGCAGTCATTTAATCTGCTATCACATGTTCCGTGGATGTATTACAGGTATATATCCACCTGGTTCATTTTTGATGTCTGCTCCACCGTGCCATTTCAATCCATTAGCCTCCTTTTCACACATCATAGCGGCGGTCTTGGGTTTAAAGTTCTCAGCATGCTCAGACTTTGGCGTCTCCGAAGAGTCAGCTCACTTTTTGCCAGGTCCATGTTCACATATGTCCTAACTGACCCATTCCCTTTAATAAAAATCtgccaaaacaaacaaaattctaAATAGCTAGTTTCTTTTGTGACAGACTAGAGAAGGACATTCGATTCAGCTACTTCTGGACACGATGCACAAAACTCATCTCAGTAAGCCAACTGATATGTCCATACATTTGAACCATATAGTAAATTTCAAGTTCCAATATTGGCAGTAGATCAAATATTAGGTCTTACTTTCTTGTTTTAAACACCGCCTTCGTTCACCCATCCTAACTTCCATTATTCGATCCTCTCCTTTATAGATGCAGAATTCTGATATATCTGTGGGATGTTTTCACTGCTAATATACTTGGTGTCTCTCAGGTAACATTATTTGCAGTGCATTGTGCTGGATGCTTTTACTATATGATTGCAGCTAGATATCCGGATCCCAAAGGAACTTGGATAGGTTCAGTGTACCCAAATTTCAAAGAACTAAGCCTCTGGGATAGATATGTGACTGCAATATATTGGTCTATTGTGACACTAACTACAACTGGTTATGGGGACTTCCATGCCGAGAACCCACGAGAGATGCTGTTTGATATCTTTTATATGCTATTCAACTTGGGATTGACTTCTTACATCATAGGAAACATGACGAATCTTGTAGTTCACTGGACCAGCCGTACCAGGAACTTCGTATGTTCTCTCTCCTTCTCTCTTTAAGTTTAATGTTCACCAGACAAGAGAAAGGAATACTCTCCACACATTATGTAGATTTTAGAGAAACCTAGAAGACTTGTTCACGTCTTTGGATTTATGGTGAATTCTCTATTGAAAACTACTATGACAAGATAGAAAATACGCGCACGAGCACACGAGCAAATAAAGCTCTCTTGGTAAGTGCGAAATGAAGAACACTTGCAAGTTGCAACTATAGAATAGGACTCCTTTAAAAGATCATAAATTTCTAGTCACCACACAGATGCTGCCCACCTACACAGGCAACATGCGCACacacccacacacacacacacactcgctctctctctccctccctttACACAGAGATGATACAGTTAGAAACGTTGAATGCAATCTTAATCAGTCTTGATTTCTATGCTGTAGAGGGATACAGTTAGAGCAGCTTCAGAGTTTGCAAAAAGAAATCAGTTACCCCCGCGTATACAAGATCAAATGTTAGCCCACGTATGCCTTAAGTTCAAAACAGAGGGCCTAAAACAACAAGAAACCTTGAATGGCCTCCCCAAAGCCATCCGTTCAAGCATTGCTCACAACTTATTTTTCCCCATCGTCCAAAGTGTGTACCTTTTCCGAGGCGTTTCATATGATTTCATCTTCCAATTGGTATTGTACCTTTCACtgttttcatttatttcatttttcccttcTTAAGCAGAAGATTTAGTTCACCATTAACGATTGACCTTATGTAAATAAATCATCTATGCGTGGAAAAGGAAGCTTCTTTACTTTAGGGGTTATCAAATTTGGTAACAATAGAATGTATTCTGCTGTTGGAAGGTTCCTGAAATGGAAGCAGAATACTTTCCTCCCAAGGAAGATGTTATACTGCAGAATGAGACCCCAACAGATCTGTTCATATTAGTTTCTGGTGCAGTGGTAAGTAGTCTTGTAACCATCTTTGGCATGTTTTAGGTATTCACCAGTTTATGGTTTTATGTATATTCCTAATATGCGAAATTCATGGTTGCAGGATTTGATAGCCAAAGTTGATGGCCATGATCAGGTAAATTGATTTCCAGCAGCATATTCATCCTTaaaattttgcagaaaaaaGAGTCTAACCTAGCATCCCTTGTACATGAAGGTTCTTGGAAAGGCTGTCACAGGGGAAATCTTTGGAGAAATAGCTGTTTTGTGTGGAAGACCCCAGCCCTTCACTGTTAGAACCACTGAAGTTTCTCAACTACTACGACTCAACAGGACTGCATTGATGAATATGCTTCAAGCAAATGCAGAAGATAAACATGTAACATTGGACAATCTTTTTCAGGTGATGTTGCAGATGCATTTAAATATATGTTAGCCCCCGCATCCTGCAAGATCAAACCTAATATCATAGCATTCACGAATTTACCAACAGAAACTCAAAGGTTCCGGAAGCTTAGGCTACACTGAGCAGCAA carries:
- the LOC113707769 gene encoding potassium channel KAT1 isoform X1, with the protein product MSFSYAKNFLKRFCVDDYLLNAKTDSCFFSTDLLPSLGVRINQATKLRKRIISPFNPRYRAWEMFLVILVIYSAWISPFEFAFLTYKQDALSIFDNIVNTFFAIDIFLTFFVAYLDSESYLLVDNPKAIAVRYISTWFIFDVCSTVPFQSISLLFTHHSGGLGFKVLSMLRLWRLRRVSSLFARLEKDIRFSYFWTRCTKLISVTLFAVHCAGCFYYMIAARYPDPKGTWIGSVYPNFKELSLWDRYVTAIYWSIVTLTTTGYGDFHAENPREMLFDIFYMLFNLGLTSYIIGNMTNLVVHWTSRTRNFRDTVRAASEFAKRNQLPPRIQDQMLAHVCLKFKTEGLKQQETLNGLPKAIRSSIAHNLFFPIVQSVYLFRGVSYDFIFQLVPEMEAEYFPPKEDVILQNETPTDLFILVSGAVDLIAKVDGHDQVLGKAVTGEIFGEIAVLCGRPQPFTVRTTEVSQLLRLNRTALMNMLQANAEDKHVTLDNLFQKLKGSGSLGYTEQQTDGLLHSDWLHGGPKGATQVHAGHENSLHANLETLNMVDCNIRSSEAMKEKQLGYCCDSSKYGENMELTDDDGQTATIKAVREGHLEMVKILLEREICVNKQDATALTPTALAEQEANKRIYGLSSSNKNREKPDEHKIELLVPEKAKITGIGPFKPTKINCPKLFHRNPIDISSSNIKCLSHSDITEFTRKRVTLYMKIQQHNTGQKLLGKLILLPDSVEELLRIAGDKFGGQNFTKVQNAEDAEIEDVNAIRDGDHLFFSS
- the LOC113707769 gene encoding potassium channel KAT1 isoform X2, translating into MLRLWRLRRVSSLFARLEKDIRFSYFWTRCTKLISVTLFAVHCAGCFYYMIAARYPDPKGTWIGSVYPNFKELSLWDRYVTAIYWSIVTLTTTGYGDFHAENPREMLFDIFYMLFNLGLTSYIIGNMTNLVVHWTSRTRNFRDTVRAASEFAKRNQLPPRIQDQMLAHVCLKFKTEGLKQQETLNGLPKAIRSSIAHNLFFPIVQSVYLFRGVSYDFIFQLVPEMEAEYFPPKEDVILQNETPTDLFILVSGAVDLIAKVDGHDQVLGKAVTGEIFGEIAVLCGRPQPFTVRTTEVSQLLRLNRTALMNMLQANAEDKHVTLDNLFQKLKGSGSLGYTEQQTDGLLHSDWLHGGPKGATQVHAGHENSLHANLETLNMVDCNIRSSEAMKEKQLGYCCDSSKYGENMELTDDDGQTATIKAVREGHLEMVKILLEREICVNKQDATALTPTALAEQEANKRIYGLSSSNKNREKPDEHKIELLVPEKAKITGIGPFKPTKINCPKLFHRNPIDISSSNIKCLSHSDITEFTRKRVTLYMKIQQHNTGQKLLGKLILLPDSVEELLRIAGDKFGGQNFTKVQNAEDAEIEDVNAIRDGDHLFFSS